A single window of Solanum dulcamara chromosome 5, daSolDulc1.2, whole genome shotgun sequence DNA harbors:
- the LOC129888814 gene encoding putative late blight resistance protein homolog R1A-10 — protein MAAYAAVTSLMGTIHLISQSNLDLLEGNKEHLELLYEKVGSLQELLDNSDDEQMKDLQKKIKYLANEVEDEIESYIQRESLNTLPKMLQRATKIFRLPTAQERLFKTFQRATEIFHLPTAHDMLHKMLQRAMEDIDSVKEDVLKLKENNNMRAVLDCSIGGISSPRLHVSTFENVMVGYNIEQEFMRSQLKGYSSQLEVISIAGMGGIGKSTFANKMFYDPSILSFFDVRGWITVSKDYSLRKMILCLLQDAIGVKEELDNVSDGDLADRLQKSLKGRRYLIVVDNIWSTKAWDEIRLCFPENNNRSRILLTTRDMKVAQYASYPKDPFPMRFLEPEESWKLFYQKAFDKKHFPIEFENLAKEVVNNCKGLPLMISVVAGTLSSKSTLDEWTNVAQSVSSLVNLDDYQRCSGVLALSYNHLPSHLKACFLYFGVFPKDRDISMKKLIRLWVAEGLLELKGLEGFEKVAANRLHDLIDKSLVAVSKRSLDGKIKTCRIHDLLHDLCLREAESNGLSYVLNPSISKRRITDCPHGRRWVSVHSKQGCFSPMLFDNLTHSKTRSLLFSSNQINRCYDLGLVHFKLLRVLDLETMRLGLFPSEIVDLVSLRYLAVMVFGIRKDLPISNLWNLQTFIFPQYTPQTGTIYLPNEIWELSQLRHLQSTRMYLCSPPKVPTNEVKYQVLENLLSVSGLSPRCCTKEIFEGIKNVKKLGISGTEDEFDSEPRCLDNLIYLHEVEALNIASYNSFRVDFFLRLPCLSSFPPNLKKLTLCGTSLGWKDMTIISMLPKLEVLKLKDHAFVANMVWEVTEAGFPELKFLLLEELILKYWRAADDFFPCLERVVIKNCSFLQEIPRGFADSMTLELIELHQCSPYLVSFAELIRKEQEDLGNDMLKIYAFDTRDW, from the exons ATGGCTGCTTATGCTGCTGTAACTTCTCTGATGGGAACAATACACCTTATTTCACAATCCAACTTAGATTTACTAGAGGGTAACAAAGAACATTTGGAATTACTCTACGAGAAGGTTGGCTCTCTACAAGAACTTCTTGACAATTCTGATGATGAACAAATGAAGGATTTGCAAAAAAAGATCAAATATCTAGCAAATGAAGTAGAAGATGAAATTGAATCATACATTCAAAGAGAGTCCCTTAACACACTTCCTAAAATGTTGCAACGAGCTACAAAAATCTTCCGCCTTCCAACAGCTCAGGAGAGGCTTTTTAAGACCTTTCAACGAGCTACAGAAATTTTCCACCTTCCAACAGCTCATGATATGCTTCATAAGATGTTGCAACGAGCTATGGAAGACATCGATTCTGTGAAGGAAGACGTCCTCAAGCTAAAGGAGAATAATAATATGCGAGCTGTACTAGATTGTTCAATTGGTGGTATAAGTTCACCGCGATTGCATGTTTCAACCTTTGAGAATGTTATGGTGGGGTACAACATTGAACAAGAGTTCATGCGGAGTCAACTTAAGGGATACTCATCTCAATTAGAAGTGATCTCTATTGCTGGGATGGGCGGCATAGGTAAGTCAACTTTTGCTAATAAGATGTTTTATGATCCCTCAATTCTGAGCTTCTTTGATGTTCGTGGATGGATTACTGTGTCTAAGGACTACAGTTTAAGAAAGATGATTCTATGCCTCCTTCAAGATGCTATTGGGGTGAAAGAAGAACTTGATAATGTAAGCGATGGAGATCTAGCAGATCGCTTACAAAAAAGTTTAAAGGGTAGGAGGTATTTGATTGTTGTGGATAACATATGGAGCACGAAAGCCTGGGATGAGATTAGACTATGTTTTCCAGAAAACAATAATAGAAGTCGGATATTGTTGACTACTCGAGATATGAAGGTTGCTCAATATGCAAGTTATCCTAAGGATCCTTTTCCAATGCGTTTCCTAGAACCAGAGGAAAGTTGGAAATTGTTTTACCAGAAGGCATTTGACAAAAAACATTTCCCAATTGAATTTGAGAATCTCGCAAAGGAAGTTGTAAATAATTGCAAAGGATTACCACTAATGATTTCTGTGGTTGCAGGGACTCTCTCTAGCAAGAGCACATTGGACGAGTGGACTAACGTAGCTCAAAGTGTGAGCTCTTTAGTAAACCTTGATGATTATCAACGTTGCTCAGGAGTGCTCGCTTTGAGCTACAATCATCTTCCTTCACATTTGAAAGCTTGCTTTCTGTATTTTGGAGTTTTCCCAAAAGATAgagatatttctatgaaaaagtTGATTAGATTATGGGTTGCAGAAGGGCTATTAGAGCTAAAGGGGCTTGAGGGATTTGAAAAAGTGGCTGCTAATCGGTTACATGATCTTATTGATAAAAGTCTAGTTGCTGTTAGCAAGCGAAGTTTGGATGGAAAAATCAAAACATGTAGGATTCATGATCTTCTCCATGATTTATGCTTGAGAGAAGCTGAAAGCAATGGTCTTTCGTATGTTTTAAATCCCTCGATTTCTAAGAGACGAATAACAGATTGTCCTCATGGTCGTCGGTGGGTATCAGTTCATTCAAAGCAAGGTTGTTTCTCTCCCATGCTTTTTGATAATCTTACTCACAGCAAAACGCGCTCTCTTCTTTTTTCGTCCAACCAAATCAATCGGTGTTATGATTTAGGACTAGTACATTTCAAACTTCTTAGAGTATTGGACTTGGAGACAATGAGATTGGGTTTATTCCCCAGTGAAATAGTAGACTTAGTTTCTTTAAGGTATTTGGCCGTGATGGTTTTTGGGATTCGTAAAGATCTACCAATTTCCAATCTTTGGAATTTACAAACGTTTATTTTCCCTCAATACACTCCACAAACCGGAACCATATATTTACCAAAtgaaatttgggaattgtctCAATTGAGGCACCTCCAGTCTACAAGGATGTATTTGTGTTCTCCTCCAAAGGTACCAACTAATGAAGTTAAGTACCAAGTTTTGGAGAACTTGTTAAGTGTTTCTGGGTTGAGTCCTCGTTGTTGCacgaaagaaatatttgaagggattaaaaatgtgaaaaaattGGGGATTTCTGGAACTGAAGACGAATTCGATAGTGAGCCCAGATGCCTAGATAACCTAATATATTTACATGAGGTTGAGGCACTAAATATTGCATCATACAACTCTTTCAgagttgatttttttcttagGCTTCCCTGTCTGAGCTCTTTCCCACCAAATCTCAAGAAGCTGACACTTTGCGGTACCAGTTTAGGATGGAAGGACATGACCATCATTAGCATGTTGCCGAAACTCGAGGTTCTCAAATTGAAGGATCATGCTTTTGTGGCAAACATGGTATGGGAAGTAACAGAGGCGGGATTTCCTGAATTGAAATTCTTGCTCCTTGAAGAGTTGATTCTTAAATATTGGAGAGCCGCTGATGATTTTTTCCCATGCCTTGAGCGCGTAGTTATCAAAAATTGTAGCTTCTTACAAGAGATTCCTCGGGGATTTGCAGATAGTATGACATTGGAGCTAATTGAGTTACATCAATGTTCTCCTTACCTAGTGAGTTTTGCTGAGTTGATCCGAAAAGAGCAAGAGGATTTGGGGAACGACATGCTTAAAATTTATGCCTTTGACACAAGAG ATTGGTAA